In Lycium ferocissimum isolate CSIRO_LF1 chromosome 11, AGI_CSIRO_Lferr_CH_V1, whole genome shotgun sequence, a single genomic region encodes these proteins:
- the LOC132036174 gene encoding L-ascorbate oxidase homolog, producing the protein MGKLALLHLLCGILTFLAVVKAEDAYRYFTWTATYGMASPLGAPQQVILINGQFPGPKLDLVTNENVILNLINKLDEPFLLTWNGIKQRKNSWQDGVLGTNCPIPPNANYTYKFQAKDQIGSYSYFPSTQLHRAAGGFGVLNVYARSVIPVPYAKPDGDFSLLIGDWYKTSHKALRQILDSGKSLPFPDGLLINGQKQSTFAGDQGKTYMFRISNVGFKTTINFRIQGHKMKLVEVEGSHVIQNLYDSFDVHVGQSLSILVTLDQSPKDYYIVASTRFTTTVLTTTSVLHYTNSQTPVSGPVPAGPADQFQWSLVQARTIRWNLTSNAARPNPQGSFHYGKITPSRTILLANSAPLISGKQRYAVNGVSYINPDTPLKLADHFNIPGVFTLDSIPTAPTAGSPNLATAVLPSSLHEFLEIVFQNNEDTMQSWHLDGYDFWVVGFGAGTWTQGSRKGYNLVDTLTRHTTQVYPKSWTAIYVSLDNQGMWNLRSAMWDRQYLGQQVYLRVYNPTASLANEYGIPTNALLCGKAAGRHL; encoded by the exons GGACTGCCACTTATGGAATGGCTTCTCCATTAGGTGCTCCGCAGCAG GTGATACTTATCAATGGTCAATTCCCTGGTCCTAAGCTTGATCTTGTCACTAATGAAAATGTCATCCTCAACTTGATTAATAAGTTggacgagccatttctcttgaCATG GAACGGAATCAAACAGAGAAAGAACTCTTGGCAAGACGGAGTTTTGGGGACTAATTGTCCTATTCCTCCAAACGCAAATTACACTTACAAGTTCCAAGCTAAAGACCAGATTGGAAGCTATTCATACTTCCCTTCAACTCAACTGCACAGGGCTGCTGGAGGTTTTGGAGTACTTAATGTTTATGCAAGATCTGTAATCCCTGTTCCATATGCAAAACCTGATGGAGATTTCAGTTTACTTATTGGTGATTGGTACAAGACTAGTCATAAG GCATTACGACAAATTTTGGATTCAGGGAAGTCTCTTCCCTTCCCAGATGGTCTCCTTATAAATGGGCAAAAGCAGTCAACTTTCGCTGGTGATCAAG GAAAAACATACATGTTCAGGATTTCAAATGTGGGTTTCAAGACTACCATCAATTTCAGAATTCAGGGCCACAAGATGAAGCTGGTCGAGGTTGAAGGATCCCATGTCATTCAAAACTTATACGATTCTTTTGATGTCCATGTTGGTCAATCTTTATCTATCCTTGTCACATTGGATCAATCTCCAAAGGACTACTACATTGTTGCATCTACAAGGTTCACAACGACTGTTCTTACTACCACTTCAGTGCTCCACTACACAAACTCTCAAACACCCGTATCTGGACCTGTGCCAGCTGGTCCAGCTGATCAATTTCAGTGGTCTTTGGTGCAAGCCAGAACAATCAG GTGGAATCTGACGTCAAATGCAGCTAGACCAAATCCTCAGGGTTCATTCCATTATGGAAAAATTACACCTTCAAGGACAATTTTACTTGCCAACTCTGCACCACTTATCAGTGGGAAGCAGAGATACGCTGTCAATGGCGTTTCTTACATCAATCCTGACACCCCTCTGAAGCTTGCTGATCACTTTAATATCCCGGGGGTTTTCACTTTGGATTCCATTCCAACTGCTCCAACAGCGGGTTCTCCAAACCTAGCTACAGCTGTGCTGCCATCTTCTCTCCATGAGTTCCTCGAAATCGTTTTCCAAAACAATGAAGACACAATGCAATCTTGGCATCTTGACGGTTATGATTTCTGGGTCGTAGG TTTCGGAGCAGGTACTTGGACACAAGGTAGTAGAAaagggtataatcttgttgatACTCTTACTAGACATACTACACAG GTTTATCCTAAATCTTGGACTGCTATATATGTCTCCTTGGACAACCAAGGAATGTGGAATTTAAGGTCTGCAATGTGGGATAGGCAATATCTTGGACAGCAAGTTTACCTCAGAGTCTACAATCCAACAGCCAGTTTAGCTAACGAATATGGCATACCTACCAATGCTCTCCTCTGTGGCAAAGCTGCTGGGCGACATCTTTAA